In Blautia sp. SC05B48, a single genomic region encodes these proteins:
- a CDS encoding ABC transporter ATP-binding protein: MYLELKNINFSYGENVILKNVNFGVEKGEITGLIGANGAGKTTIIYNIVKKLIPKSGEILLNGKLLKDIQMDELNIAYIPDEPVYYEELTLMEHLQFVHALYPSNDIDIQELVKRMELQPHLHKIPSMLSKGTLQKMLIAIAMLREYEAFIADEPFNGLDPKQIKEFKNLLIESRANNKAILISTHLLDMVEELCDKYIMICAGEVIAAGSKQEIAKKYGLDSKKSVEELYLQIIESREQ, from the coding sequence ATGTACTTAGAATTAAAAAATATAAACTTTTCATATGGAGAAAATGTTATTTTAAAAAATGTAAATTTTGGAGTGGAAAAAGGAGAAATTACAGGATTAATCGGAGCTAACGGAGCCGGTAAAACGACAATTATATATAATATCGTAAAAAAGCTTATTCCTAAAAGCGGTGAGATATTATTAAATGGAAAGTTGCTGAAAGATATTCAAATGGATGAATTGAATATTGCATATATTCCGGATGAACCTGTTTATTATGAAGAGTTAACTTTGATGGAGCATTTACAATTTGTTCATGCGTTATATCCATCAAATGATATAGATATACAGGAACTTGTAAAGCGTATGGAATTGCAGCCTCATTTACATAAAATTCCAAGTATGCTATCGAAAGGAACCTTGCAAAAAATGTTGATTGCAATAGCAATGCTGCGAGAATATGAGGCTTTTATTGCAGATGAACCTTTTAATGGATTAGATCCAAAACAAATTAAAGAATTTAAAAATTTATTAATCGAATCAAGGGCTAATAATAAGGCAATACTGATTTCTACACATTTATTAGATATGGTGGAAGAGTTATGTGATAAATATATTATGATATGTGCAGGTGAAGTTATTGCAGCTGGAAGTAAACAAGAAATTGCAAAGAAATATGGACTTGATAGTAAAAAAAGTGTAGAAGAATTGTATCTTCAGATTATTGAAAGTAGGGAGCAATGA